In Prescottella soli, a genomic segment contains:
- a CDS encoding helix-turn-helix domain-containing protein: MDRDKGGSGSPPTDRVVAVVELLAGREMPCTIAEIADGLQLSRSTVGAVLGALDTHGWVQRGPDLRYRLGSRLAGVAEAARAAMGAPPGLDDALARLAAQVDCGAALGVVSATELTFVAVDAGRGRLPAGIAAGTRLPLRAPAGAAVIAFADEARQRRWLGTVPREAQAETAAVLERIRTAGVGVWGIGAADPGTLDILTDVVELLAEDPSQHTLRARVLALLAGISGRPYSAMDLDSDDALPISYLVAPVFDSDGCAVWELQIGPLRSAVTPEERAHYIEQLTRTARELDTRTGVNT, encoded by the coding sequence ATGGACCGTGACAAGGGTGGGAGTGGATCGCCGCCGACCGATCGCGTCGTGGCGGTCGTCGAACTGCTGGCCGGGCGTGAGATGCCTTGCACCATCGCCGAGATCGCGGACGGGCTGCAACTGAGCCGCTCGACCGTCGGCGCGGTGCTCGGTGCGCTCGACACGCACGGCTGGGTGCAGCGGGGGCCGGATCTGCGGTATCGGTTGGGTTCGCGGCTGGCCGGGGTCGCCGAGGCGGCGCGCGCGGCGATGGGCGCACCGCCCGGCCTCGACGACGCCCTGGCGCGCCTGGCCGCGCAGGTCGACTGCGGGGCGGCGCTCGGTGTGGTGTCCGCGACCGAACTGACCTTCGTGGCGGTCGACGCGGGGCGGGGGCGGCTCCCCGCCGGCATCGCCGCAGGGACGCGGCTGCCGTTGCGGGCACCCGCGGGCGCGGCCGTCATCGCATTCGCGGACGAGGCTCGGCAGCGGCGCTGGCTGGGGACTGTGCCGCGGGAGGCGCAGGCCGAGACCGCGGCGGTGCTCGAACGGATCCGGACGGCCGGTGTGGGTGTGTGGGGCATCGGCGCCGCCGACCCCGGCACGCTCGACATCCTCACCGACGTGGTGGAGCTGCTCGCCGAGGATCCGTCGCAGCACACCCTCCGGGCAAGAGTCCTGGCCCTGCTCGCGGGAATCAGTGGACGCCCTTACAGTGCAATGGATCTCGACAGCGACGACGCCCTGCCGATCAGCTATCTCGTCGCGCCGGTGTTCGACTCCGACGGTTGCGCTGTGTGGGAACTGCAGATCGGCCCGTTGCGTTCCGCGGTCACGCCCGAGGAACGTGCACACTACATCGAACAACTGACCCGAACCGCTCGGGAACTGGATACGAGAACAGGAGTGAACACATGA
- a CDS encoding limonene-1,2-epoxide hydrolase family protein — protein sequence MSAAADLVTEFCGLWSDPDPAVIAEYFTEDAVYHNIPMDPVKGRDAIREFLEGFLATFDGIDFQIHRQVEAGGVVMNERTDVLRGLGKETPLPVMGVFEVVDGKIAAWRDYFDMGAVTAAFGG from the coding sequence ATGAGTGCTGCTGCCGACCTGGTCACGGAGTTCTGTGGTCTGTGGTCCGACCCGGACCCCGCCGTGATTGCGGAATACTTCACCGAAGACGCTGTGTACCACAATATTCCGATGGATCCAGTGAAGGGTCGCGATGCCATCCGGGAGTTTCTCGAGGGCTTCCTGGCCACGTTCGACGGCATCGACTTCCAGATCCACCGGCAGGTCGAGGCCGGCGGTGTCGTGATGAACGAACGCACCGACGTGCTCCGCGGGCTCGGCAAGGAGACCCCGCTGCCGGTCATGGGTGTGTTCGAGGTGGTCGACGGAAAGATCGCAGCCTGGCGCGACTACTTCGACATGGGGGCAGTCACCGCGGCATTCGGCGGCTGA